AGAAGGGAAGTCTTCATGTTTATGGAACATTACCTGAAACAATAAAAGCATTCCCTCCCCAGAGCAACTACCTGCAGAGAGTGAATGAGAAGAGGGGTCTTCAAGGCAATTAATCTTTGCCTTCATCTGTGCCCCCTGAGAACACCTCTGAATCCTTTCTGGACTAGGTGTAAGGGGAACACTCACAACCTCGCTTCCGAGAAAGCCCCATTTGAGATTCTCTCTTCAGCAGTCCTGCTCATGAAAGCAACCCATTCCTTAAAGGCCCCTCCCAGTGGTCACATCATTTTTATAGACTGATGAACTATTTGCACTCAGAACCCCTGTGAGTCCTCCCAGAACTGTCCAGGGCTCTAGAAGATTGAAACGCATGCTGAAAGCAGTGTGTTCCCTGGAGTTCCTATAGCTTGATGCTGCATAAAATGTTGTAATGTTTGCAACAACAAAGACTGCATACTACAGGTCTACCTGACCCTTGTGTCTTTAATGTAGTTTACAGCATTGTAACAGAGccagaaaaattgaaatcaatgTATTTAATTTCAAAGAGACAATGTGGATATTTATTATCAAACACAAGTCATGTCTGAAGGGAGTGAGGCTTAAGCCTTCAACCTGGGCTTCACCACCACATAGCCCCTAGCTTGATAAGTCAGGGCCCTCCAATTCAAGATGTTGCCGATGTAACAGGTGGAGCAAAAGTTCTTTAAGGAGACCACACGATCCCACAAGTACACATCCCAGATCTCCCCAACAAAGGATTGTTTGGCATcaaaatttcccccaaatgaaTCCTGCTCCTGTCCCAAGATGATTTTTGCATCTCCTCCCAAAGTGTACCCTCTCCTCAAACCCTTCCTCCCCACGGGCTTGCTGTTCACCCAGAGTTCAGCAATCCCAGAGATAGACTCCCAGCTGACACAGAGATGGACCGGGCCATGACGGAGGTGGGGGACCTTGAACGCGACCTTGGCGTTCCCAATGTACAGCTCGTATTCTCCCTTTTTGCTGGCAAAGAGAAGCAGCTCATTGTCTCTAGACTTCGTGTTGTAGGAGAAGAGGCTGTAGGTGCGAGTGAGGTCTGTGAAGGCTTTCAGGCACAGAGTGAAGCTCCTCAGCGGCTTCCTCACCCTGGGGATCAGGGTCACGTAGGCTGTGTCTGATTGTTCAGGGAAAATAAACACCTTCCCTCCCAAGTctgtggaggagaaaaaaaaaatggtgacaaAAAAATCTGTCAGTTCTCTTGTTTGATTTGCTCTCACTGCAGATCGTGGACTGCTTCTTGATAGAGTATATTCAGCATTTACAAGGTGCCTATCAGTGCATTATTTATATAAGCAGAGTGTGTTAAAAGGCAGGTTTTGCTACAGTTGTTCAGATAGAAAGAAGAATTGAAGATGTTCTCTATCAACCCCCTCTGTCACCTTCTTTGCAGGTTTCATCTAGGTGGAACACAAACATCAGTCACAGAAAATGAAGCACAGCTGGCTCGTGGAGTGAAAACCTTAAAGTCTGCAGCATCCCATCCTCTCCCAATGCTGATCATCTTCTGAGATGTCAGTGATCTAACTATCACCCTATGTGTGATGTCTGACCTTGTCAGTATACAGACCTGGAGTAAAATAGCATAGTTAGCCAGAGAGTGGGGTTTTGAATAACTTTTTACTGATAATGAAACAATAGAGAAATGTCTCAAACTTGAGAAGATGGGGTTGTGCTTAATGGATataacagaaagggagaaaaaaaaaggctgcCAGAACATGAATGCTCTTTAACTGCTAATAAAAACCAAGCTTTTTTGGTTGCGCTTCTGCATCataattttttcccttaaacttATCTCACTCAATCTTCATAAACAACTCTTTGCTAGTTTGATGTCATTCTTATACGCATTTCATAGGTGAAGAAAATGAGGATTAGACTTCAGCAATTTCACAAAAACAGCAATTCAATTAGTTTGGGAGAAACTGGTTCTCTATGTAAAGTCCAAGATCGTTCTAAAATTTTGTATTTCCTCTCATGTGACCCAGACCAAAAGATTGAGAAGGATCAGAGAATGACTACCCTAACCCCTGTAATAACCTCTTTTTCTAATAAAAGTTTTGCATAGCCGTTCTTGTTCTCTCAGGTGAGAGGTAATGGTGTTCCCATGTAATGAGCATAGCCAGCTATACTTTCTCTAGCCCCAGGGCTTCCTTATGCCAGGCATACCCTGATTCATAAGCATCTGTggtggttttaaaaatatgtccaaAATAGTTCTCTTCTCCTTAATTGTAGGCTAACTTGCTACTAAAGAATAGAATACAGCAGAACCAAGACAAGTGACAGAAGATTAGATTATGAAAAGATGGTGCTTTTTTAAAGCTgcttcaaaattttatttctttttaaattttttaaatttaatttttattttatattggagtataggtgatttacaatgttgtgtcataCAGGTATACAGTTTCAGGAATACAGCTaagcatatgtgtatacatatatacacatatatatgtacatgtctaCATGTACATACCATTCTTTTTTAGACacttttcctatataggttattatacaatattgaatagagttccctgtcctgtacagtatgtccttgttgattgtttattttatatataatagtgtctacgtgttaaccccaaactcctatttatccctcccctccactcACTTCCCCTTTAGGaaccatgagtttgttctctgtgtctatgagtctgtttctgttttgtaaataagtcagtttgtatcatttctttttagattatgCATATaagaaacatcatatgatatttctctttctctgtctgacttacttcactcagtatgacactctctaggttcatGCATGTTGCTGTAGAtgggattatttcattttttttttaatggct
This portion of the Cervus canadensis isolate Bull #8, Minnesota chromosome 2, ASM1932006v1, whole genome shotgun sequence genome encodes:
- the LOC122426991 gene encoding mucosal pentraxin-like gives rise to the protein MEKLLLAVLLFAFLPEGMPQKDLGGKVFIFPEQSDTAYVTLIPRVRKPLRSFTLCLKAFTDLTRTYSLFSYNTKSRDNELLLFASKKGEYELYIGNAKVAFKVPHLRHGPVHLCVSWESISGIAELWVNSKPVGRKGLRRGYTLGGDAKIILGQEQDSFGGNFDAKQSFVGEIWDVYLWDRVVSLKNFCSTCYIGNILNWRALTYQARGYVVVKPRLKA